The Iamia sp. SCSIO 61187 genomic sequence GGCCACCGGCTCCCTCGGCGGCACCGTCCTCCGCTCCGGCCGCGACACCGACACCGTCGCCACCAGCTGAGCACGGCGAAGTGGACGCGACGTGCCTGGCACGTCGCGTCCTCGGGTCAGGTCGGGGTGGTCTGGCGCTCCTCGACCCGGCCGTCGGCGTGGCGGGCGAAGCGGGGCTGCTCGGCCGGGTGGACGGGGTCCTCGTCGGCCCAGGGCCACCCGCCGAAGCGGGTGCGCTGGTAGTCGTCGAAGGCCTCCTGGATCTGGGCCTTGGTCGTCATGACGAAGGGCCCGTAGCGGGCGACGGGCTCGCCGATCGGCCGGCCCTGGAGCACCAGCACCTCGACCCCCTCGGGCGACGAGAGCTCGAGGTCGACCTGGCTGTCGACGACCGCACCGGTGTCCCTACCCAGGTCGCCGTCGTGTCCGGCCACGCGCAGGGCGGTGCCGTCGAAGACGTAGAGGGTCCGGACCGTCTCGCGACCCGCCGCCTTCGGCAGCGTCCACGTGGCGCCGGGCTCCAGCACGACGTGCCAGATCGCCACGTCGGCGTCGGCGTGGCTGGCGTAGGACGCGGGCGGTGGTGCCGGCGGGGCGTCGGCGTCGTCGAGGCGGCCGGCGATGACCGTGACCTCCACGCCATCGGCGCGCACCCGGGGGATCTGGTCGTCCCAGAACATGGTGAAGTGGGCGTCGACCATCTTGTCGGCGGACGGGAGGTTGAGCCAGATCTGGAACAGCTCGAGCGGGTTGGGGCCCTCGGCGTCGAGCAGCGGGAACATCTCCGAGTGCTGGATGCCCTTGCCGGCGGTCAGCCACTGGACGTCGCCCCGGCCGAAGCGGGCGGCGGCACCCAGCGAGTCGGCGTGGTCGATGAGGCCCTTGCGGACGTAGGTCACCGTCTCGAAGCCCCGGTGGGGGTGGGGCGGGAAGCCGGGG encodes the following:
- a CDS encoding pirin family protein, which encodes MIEDPVLQTVELGPQWPTIDPFLFCAHHDDAYPAGTADLGPDPALLEGRDLGMDFEGRDGWRMYHGQTVPGFPPHPHRGFETVTYVRKGLIDHADSLGAAARFGRGDVQWLTAGKGIQHSEMFPLLDAEGPNPLELFQIWLNLPSADKMVDAHFTMFWDDQIPRVRADGVEVTVIAGRLDDADAPPAPPPASYASHADADVAIWHVVLEPGATWTLPKAAGRETVRTLYVFDGTALRVAGHDGDLGRDTGAVVDSQVDLELSSPEGVEVLVLQGRPIGEPVARYGPFVMTTKAQIQEAFDDYQRTRFGGWPWADEDPVHPAEQPRFARHADGRVEERQTTPT